In Pseudomonas sp. R76, one genomic interval encodes:
- a CDS encoding LacI family DNA-binding transcriptional regulator, whose protein sequence is MSEEKPRKRRGAGRVTLNTVAREAGVSAITVSRYFNQPEQVSPERRERIAAVVAELGYVPNLVAGGLASARGRIVAMVIPNISGPIFANTIQGFSDTLSRHGYQLLLASSYFSAEQEESAVRAFLGWSPAALVLTSRFHSAGTERMIAEADIPVVETWDYVPEREPLQIGFSHYDVGVSAARYLHARGYRRIAFVQNSAPGDFSALERRDGYAATLTELGLQPWVFAPDAELAPFEAGKQAMQALMSHAMPPDAIFFANDNLAAGGLLAGQRVGLKIPQDCAVLGFGDYPFAEMLLPSLSTIKPPALEIGVLAATRVLESLGVLPVEDEVVRLNLLDCRLIKREST, encoded by the coding sequence TTGAGCGAAGAAAAACCGCGCAAGCGCCGTGGCGCCGGGCGCGTCACCCTCAACACCGTGGCGCGCGAAGCCGGGGTGTCGGCGATTACCGTGTCGCGCTACTTCAACCAGCCGGAGCAGGTCTCGCCCGAACGTCGCGAGCGCATTGCCGCGGTGGTGGCCGAGTTGGGTTACGTGCCGAACCTGGTGGCCGGAGGGTTGGCCTCGGCGCGGGGGCGGATCGTGGCGATGGTGATTCCGAATATCTCCGGGCCGATCTTTGCCAACACCATCCAGGGTTTCAGCGACACCCTCAGCCGCCATGGCTATCAGCTGCTGTTGGCCTCCAGCTACTTCAGCGCCGAGCAGGAAGAAAGCGCGGTGCGCGCGTTCCTCGGTTGGTCACCGGCCGCCTTGGTACTAACCAGCCGCTTCCACAGCGCCGGTACGGAAAGGATGATCGCCGAGGCGGACATCCCGGTGGTGGAAACCTGGGATTACGTGCCCGAACGCGAGCCGCTGCAGATTGGCTTCTCCCACTACGACGTGGGTGTCAGCGCCGCACGCTACCTGCATGCCAGGGGCTATCGGCGCATCGCCTTCGTGCAGAACAGCGCCCCGGGCGACTTCAGCGCACTGGAGCGGCGCGACGGTTATGCCGCGACCCTGACCGAATTGGGCCTGCAACCCTGGGTGTTTGCCCCGGATGCCGAGCTCGCGCCTTTCGAAGCCGGCAAGCAGGCGATGCAGGCGCTGATGAGCCACGCCATGCCGCCCGATGCGATCTTCTTCGCCAATGACAACCTGGCCGCCGGTGGTTTGCTGGCGGGGCAGCGCGTCGGGCTGAAGATTCCGCAAGACTGCGCCGTGCTCGGGTTTGGTGATTACCCGTTTGCTGAAATGCTCTTGCCGAGTCTCAGCACGATAAAACCGCCCGCCCTGGAAATAGGTGTATTAGCCGCCACGCGCGTACTTGAAAGTTTGGGTGTGTTGCCGGTTGAAGATGAAGTTGTACGCCTGAATCTTTTGGACTGCCGTCTGATTAAGCGTGAGAGCACTTGA
- a CDS encoding TonB-dependent receptor yields the protein MRNFPRHTHLLILAGLTALPVPGVFAADEQEPTLKSVTVTATRREESLQKVPVAVSVLDGEQLERDNRNGVASIAQQVPSLNFRTGASNKDTSLFVRGVGTISTSPGVEPTVATVIDGVVYARPGQATLDLLDLERIEVLRGPQGTLFGKNASAGVLNITSKAPTAETHGYIDQSYYSGNESRTRFGIGGSLVPDVLKGSISTLFGSYDGNVDNKNNGQEVNGYNHKGIRGKLEFTPNDEVKLTLIADYMQAHDDGPNGVVSKSLTPAFANALSPVHASSDNRDINTDTRSQVEDTNKGLSAQLDWNLGDYTLTSITAWRGWDNTQYQDGDRLGTITAAFPGTADKGDLAFDQYSQELRLASPKGEFLEYVGGLFYMHGKDKETYQRTLTTTTRTDRGIADYNTTSDSYAAFGETTLNFTSRFRGIAGLRYTHDDLKYDHRRVSTSATTVSGIQPATSSSGSVDEDGWSGRLGVQYDISDSVTSYLTYSRGYKGPAYNVFFNMQPRDTDALKPETSNTWEAGIKATSWNNRLTTNLAVFHSEYDNYQANFFDTVAGQVVTRLINAGSVSTEGVELDYALQATQQLKLSGALAYTRARIDEFACPAGAAATCNVNGKPLPFSPDWKSYVRADYSIPLDNGLDIELGTDYSWQSEVQYDISQNVDTKQGAYGIWNASVALADYSNGWRVALLAKNLADKSYSPLLASGGNYIYRAVPRDDERYFGVQLRKDF from the coding sequence ATGCGCAATTTTCCACGTCACACTCACTTATTGATTCTTGCCGGCCTGACCGCACTTCCGGTGCCGGGCGTATTTGCCGCCGACGAACAGGAACCCACGCTCAAGTCCGTGACGGTCACGGCCACTCGGCGCGAAGAGTCACTGCAAAAAGTCCCGGTTGCGGTTTCGGTACTCGACGGCGAACAACTCGAGCGCGACAACCGCAACGGCGTGGCGAGCATCGCGCAGCAAGTGCCGTCGCTGAACTTTCGTACCGGCGCATCGAACAAAGACACCTCGTTGTTCGTGCGCGGCGTGGGCACCATTTCCACCTCCCCCGGCGTGGAGCCGACCGTGGCCACGGTGATCGACGGCGTGGTCTATGCGCGCCCAGGCCAGGCCACCCTCGACCTGCTGGACCTGGAGCGCATCGAAGTGCTGCGCGGCCCGCAAGGCACGCTGTTCGGCAAGAACGCCTCGGCCGGTGTGCTGAATATCACCAGTAAGGCGCCGACTGCCGAGACCCACGGCTATATCGACCAGTCGTACTATAGCGGCAATGAAAGCCGCACGCGTTTCGGCATTGGCGGCAGCCTGGTGCCGGATGTGCTCAAGGGCTCGATCAGCACGCTGTTCGGCAGTTACGACGGTAATGTGGATAACAAAAACAACGGTCAGGAGGTCAACGGCTACAACCACAAGGGCATTCGCGGCAAGCTGGAATTCACCCCCAACGACGAGGTGAAACTGACCCTGATCGCCGACTATATGCAGGCCCACGACGACGGCCCGAACGGCGTGGTGAGCAAGTCGCTGACACCTGCGTTTGCCAACGCGCTGAGCCCGGTGCATGCGTCCAGCGACAACCGCGATATCAACACCGACACCCGCAGCCAAGTCGAAGACACCAACAAGGGGCTGTCGGCGCAGTTGGACTGGAACCTGGGCGACTACACCCTGACCTCGATCACTGCCTGGCGCGGCTGGGACAACACCCAGTACCAGGACGGCGACCGCCTCGGCACCATCACCGCCGCGTTCCCCGGCACCGCCGACAAGGGCGACCTGGCCTTCGATCAATATTCCCAGGAACTGCGCCTGGCCTCGCCCAAGGGTGAGTTCCTGGAGTACGTCGGCGGCCTGTTCTACATGCACGGCAAGGACAAAGAGACCTACCAGCGCACACTCACGACCACCACACGCACCGACCGTGGCATCGCCGACTACAACACCACCAGCGACAGCTACGCGGCATTCGGCGAAACCACGCTGAACTTCACCTCACGTTTTCGCGGCATCGCCGGCCTGCGGTATACCCACGACGACTTGAAATACGATCACCGCCGCGTCTCCACCTCCGCGACCACGGTCAGCGGCATTCAGCCGGCCACCAGCAGCTCTGGGTCGGTGGACGAGGACGGCTGGTCCGGGCGTCTCGGCGTGCAATACGACATCAGCGACAGCGTCACCAGCTACCTGACCTATTCACGTGGCTACAAGGGCCCGGCGTACAACGTGTTTTTCAACATGCAGCCACGTGATACCGACGCGCTCAAGCCGGAAACCTCCAACACCTGGGAAGCCGGGATCAAGGCCACCAGCTGGAATAATCGCCTGACTACCAACCTCGCGGTGTTCCACAGCGAGTACGACAACTACCAGGCCAACTTTTTCGACACCGTCGCCGGCCAGGTGGTGACGCGCCTGATCAACGCCGGCAGCGTCAGCACCGAAGGCGTCGAGCTGGATTACGCCCTGCAGGCCACCCAGCAACTCAAGCTTTCCGGCGCTCTGGCTTACACCCGTGCGCGCATCGATGAATTCGCCTGCCCGGCCGGTGCGGCGGCTACATGCAACGTGAATGGCAAACCGCTGCCGTTCAGCCCCGACTGGAAAAGCTACGTGCGCGCCGACTACAGCATCCCGCTGGATAACGGCCTGGATATCGAATTGGGCACCGACTACAGCTGGCAAAGCGAAGTGCAGTACGACATCAGCCAGAACGTCGACACCAAACAAGGCGCCTATGGCATCTGGAACGCCAGCGTAGCCCTGGCCGATTACAGCAATGGCTGGCGCGTGGCGCTGCTGGCGAAGAACCTCGCCGACAAGTCCTATTCGCCACTGCTGGCCAGCGGTGGCAACTACATCTACCGCGCCGTGCCTCGTGACGATGAGCGTTACTTCGGCGTGCAACTGCGCAAGGATTTCTAA